The proteins below are encoded in one region of Nocardioides marmorisolisilvae:
- a CDS encoding histone-like nucleoid-structuring protein Lsr2, translating into MLIARMRRRYFVGEWISANLPGMAQKVNIVLVDDVDGSDAAETVSFALDGKEYAIDLNEKNAQKLRDAMAPYVAHARRESGRGRRARTSAGKASAADIRAWARENGYDVPERGRVAADVRAAYEAAH; encoded by the coding sequence GTGCTCATTGCCCGTATGCGGCGCCGGTATTTCGTGGGCGAGTGGATTTCGGCTAATCTTCCGGGCATGGCGCAGAAAGTGAACATCGTCCTGGTCGATGACGTCGACGGGTCCGACGCAGCAGAAACGGTTTCGTTCGCCCTTGACGGCAAGGAATATGCGATCGACCTCAATGAGAAGAATGCGCAGAAGCTGCGCGACGCGATGGCGCCGTACGTCGCCCACGCGCGACGGGAAAGCGGCCGCGGACGTCGCGCGCGCACCTCGGCCGGCAAGGCATCGGCCGCCGACATCCGTGCCTGGGCTCGGGAGAACGGGTACGACGTGCCCGAGCGGGGTCGGGTCGCCGCCGACGTGCGCGCGGCCTACGAAGCCGCTCACTGA
- a CDS encoding FdhF/YdeP family oxidoreductase: MTVDNRTTHESEPTEVGPPKTGSVGLPGIAESMRYAAREMGASRSLATLLKMNHVDGFDCPSCAWPDPEPGERKAAEFCENGAKAVAWEATRKRVTPAFFAEHSIDDLRGLTDHELERFGRLTEPMYLPPGATHYQPIGWDAAFTLVADRLKALDDPNRAVFYTSGRASNEAAFVYQLLARRLGTNNLPDCSNMCHESSGAALSETIGIGKGVVSRADIAEHAELIIIAGQNPGTNHPRMLTALEEAKKRGARIIAINPLPEAGFGRFHNPQTPKGLAGRGTQLADRLVPVRVNGDLALFNGLNKALAEREERSPGTVFDHDFLQRSCDGLEPALEAWRALDWSVVEEQSGLSRSEIEAIADDVVHAGSIIVCWAMGLTQHKNAVATIREITNFLLLRGNVGRPGAGPSPIRGHSNVQGDRTMGIWEKMPDSFLDKLSEEFGFEPSRAHGWDTVDSIRAMRDGKVDVFFALGGNFASATPDTAVTEAALANCALTVHVATKLNRSHVCHGTEALLLPCLGRTEKDVQAGREQFVTVEDSMAMVHASYGRLLPGSPELRSEVAIVSGLGHALFGEDLGWKQMGEDYAVIRKHIEHVVPGFQAFEDRVRAPGGFTLPRPPHDSRTFDTDNGRAHLTVNPPTTVEVPAGHLLLQTVRSHDQFNTTVYGLNDRYRGIKGGRKVVFINPADLAELGYADGDVVDVVSDLDGRERRARSFRLVGYPTTRGCVAAYFPEANVLVPLDSVAEVSNTPASKSVVVRFERAR, encoded by the coding sequence ATGACCGTCGACAACCGCACCACCCACGAGTCCGAGCCGACCGAGGTCGGCCCCCCGAAGACCGGCTCGGTCGGGTTGCCGGGCATCGCGGAGTCCATGAGGTACGCCGCACGCGAGATGGGTGCCTCGCGCAGCCTGGCCACGCTGCTGAAGATGAACCATGTCGACGGCTTCGACTGCCCGAGCTGCGCGTGGCCCGATCCCGAGCCGGGGGAGCGCAAGGCAGCGGAGTTCTGCGAGAACGGAGCCAAGGCGGTTGCCTGGGAGGCCACCCGGAAGCGCGTGACGCCGGCCTTCTTCGCCGAGCACTCCATCGATGATCTGCGCGGGCTCACCGACCACGAGCTGGAGCGCTTCGGCCGCCTGACGGAGCCGATGTACCTGCCGCCAGGCGCGACCCACTACCAGCCGATCGGCTGGGACGCCGCCTTCACGCTGGTCGCCGACCGCCTCAAGGCGCTTGACGACCCGAACCGCGCGGTGTTCTACACCAGTGGGCGGGCCAGCAACGAGGCTGCGTTCGTCTACCAGCTGCTGGCCCGACGCCTCGGCACGAACAACCTGCCGGACTGCTCGAACATGTGCCACGAGTCGAGCGGGGCGGCGCTGTCGGAGACGATCGGCATCGGCAAGGGCGTGGTGAGCCGAGCAGACATCGCCGAGCACGCCGAGCTGATCATCATCGCCGGGCAGAACCCGGGCACCAACCACCCGCGGATGCTGACCGCGCTGGAGGAGGCCAAGAAGCGCGGCGCGCGGATCATCGCGATCAACCCGCTGCCCGAGGCCGGATTCGGGCGGTTCCACAACCCGCAGACGCCCAAGGGCCTGGCCGGTCGCGGCACCCAGCTCGCCGACCGGCTGGTGCCGGTGCGGGTCAACGGCGACCTGGCGCTGTTCAACGGGCTCAACAAGGCACTCGCCGAGCGTGAGGAGCGGTCGCCGGGCACCGTCTTCGACCACGACTTCCTCCAGCGGTCCTGCGACGGGCTCGAGCCTGCCCTCGAGGCCTGGCGGGCGCTGGACTGGTCGGTCGTCGAGGAGCAGAGCGGGCTGAGCCGCAGCGAGATCGAGGCGATCGCGGACGACGTCGTCCACGCCGGCAGCATCATCGTGTGCTGGGCGATGGGCCTGACCCAGCACAAGAACGCGGTCGCCACGATCCGCGAGATCACCAACTTCCTCCTGCTGCGAGGCAACGTCGGCCGCCCCGGTGCCGGTCCGTCCCCGATCCGGGGCCACTCGAACGTGCAGGGCGACCGCACCATGGGCATCTGGGAGAAGATGCCCGACTCGTTCTTGGACAAGCTCTCCGAGGAGTTCGGCTTCGAGCCGTCACGCGCGCACGGCTGGGACACCGTCGACTCGATCCGCGCGATGCGCGACGGGAAGGTGGACGTGTTCTTCGCCCTGGGCGGGAACTTCGCCTCCGCCACCCCGGACACGGCGGTGACCGAGGCCGCGCTGGCCAACTGCGCGCTGACCGTGCACGTTGCGACCAAGCTCAACCGCTCCCACGTCTGCCACGGCACGGAGGCGCTGCTGCTGCCCTGCCTGGGCCGTACCGAGAAGGACGTGCAGGCCGGTCGCGAGCAGTTCGTCACCGTCGAGGACTCGATGGCGATGGTGCACGCGTCGTACGGTCGGCTGCTGCCGGGCTCACCGGAGCTGCGCAGCGAGGTCGCGATCGTCTCGGGGCTGGGTCACGCGCTGTTCGGTGAGGACCTCGGTTGGAAGCAGATGGGCGAGGACTACGCGGTGATCCGCAAGCACATCGAGCACGTCGTGCCCGGCTTCCAGGCCTTCGAGGACCGGGTGCGCGCGCCCGGCGGCTTCACCCTGCCGCGGCCGCCGCACGACTCACGGACCTTCGACACCGACAACGGCCGGGCCCACCTCACGGTCAACCCGCCGACCACGGTCGAGGTGCCTGCCGGGCACCTGCTGCTGCAGACGGTGCGCTCGCACGACCAGTTCAACACCACCGTCTACGGCCTCAACGACCGGTACCGCGGCATCAAGGGCGGCCGCAAGGTGGTGTTCATCAACCCCGCCGACCTCGCCGAGCTGGGGTATGCCGACGGCGACGTCGTCGATGTGGTCAGTGACCTCGACGGGCGCGAGCGGCGGGCCCGGTCCTTCCGCTTGGTCGGCTACCCCACGACCCGGGGATGCGTCGCCGCCTACTTCCCCGAGGCCAATGTGCTGGTGCCGTTGGACTCGGTGGCCGAGGTCAGCAACACCCCTGCCTCGAAGTCGGTGGTCGTGCGGTTCGAGCGGGCCCGCTGA
- the lysS gene encoding lysine--tRNA ligase, producing MSDVPETDDLPEQMRVRREKRQRLLEAGVEPYPVAVERTHTIREIREQYDDQGLEPDTRTGDTVSITGRVIFLRNTGKLCFVRLREGDGAEIQVMLSLAEVGEQALADFKALVDLGDLLAVTGEVVTSRRGELSVQATSWSIAAKTLRPLPNEHRPLSDEARIRLRYVDMMIRPEAREMVRTKATVLRSLRQTLDARGFTEVETPILQLTNGGAAARPFRTHLNALDQPMLLRIALELDLKRAMIGGVERVYEIGRTFRNEGLDSTHAAEFSMLEAYEAYGDQFTMMDLTRALVLDAARAVGRTVVPGRDGSEIDLEGEWRQASILDLVSDALGEEITIDTSVDTLRQHAEKREVELQPKWGAEEILVELYEQLVEDSLINPTFVMDYPSAVKPLAKAHRSKPGVNEAWDLIINGVELAPAYSELNDPVVQRDRLTAQSLLAAAGDPEAMELDEVFLKAMEYGMPPAGGMGMGVDRLIMLLTGAGIRETILFPLLRPE from the coding sequence ATGAGTGACGTGCCCGAGACCGACGACCTTCCGGAGCAGATGCGGGTGCGTCGGGAGAAGCGGCAGCGTCTCCTCGAGGCAGGCGTAGAGCCCTACCCGGTGGCGGTTGAGCGAACGCACACGATCCGTGAGATCCGGGAGCAGTACGACGACCAGGGGCTCGAGCCCGACACGCGCACCGGCGACACCGTGTCGATCACCGGCAGGGTCATCTTCCTGCGCAACACCGGCAAGCTCTGCTTCGTCCGGCTGCGTGAGGGCGACGGCGCGGAGATCCAGGTGATGCTGTCCCTGGCGGAGGTCGGCGAGCAGGCGCTCGCGGACTTCAAGGCGCTGGTCGACCTCGGCGACCTGCTCGCCGTCACCGGCGAGGTGGTCACCAGCCGCCGCGGTGAGCTGTCGGTGCAGGCGACGAGCTGGAGCATCGCGGCGAAGACGCTGCGCCCGCTGCCCAACGAGCACCGCCCACTGTCCGACGAGGCCCGGATCCGGCTGCGCTACGTCGACATGATGATCCGTCCCGAGGCCCGCGAGATGGTGCGCACCAAGGCCACCGTCCTGCGCAGTCTGCGGCAGACCCTGGACGCCCGCGGCTTCACCGAGGTCGAGACCCCGATCCTGCAGCTGACCAACGGGGGCGCTGCGGCCCGTCCGTTCCGCACCCATCTCAACGCGCTCGACCAGCCGATGCTGCTGCGCATCGCCCTCGAGCTCGACCTCAAGCGGGCGATGATCGGCGGGGTGGAGAGGGTCTACGAGATCGGTCGGACGTTCCGCAACGAGGGACTCGACTCCACCCACGCCGCGGAGTTCTCGATGCTGGAGGCCTACGAGGCCTATGGCGACCAGTTCACGATGATGGACCTGACCCGCGCGCTGGTCCTCGATGCCGCACGGGCGGTGGGGCGCACCGTCGTACCGGGCCGTGACGGCTCTGAGATCGACCTGGAAGGTGAATGGCGACAGGCCTCGATTCTCGATCTGGTCTCCGATGCGCTCGGTGAGGAAATCACGATCGACACCTCGGTCGACACGCTCCGCCAGCATGCCGAGAAGCGCGAGGTCGAACTGCAGCCTAAATGGGGTGCCGAGGAGATCCTGGTCGAGCTCTATGAGCAGCTGGTCGAGGATTCCCTGATCAATCCGACTTTCGTGATGGACTATCCCTCCGCCGTCAAGCCGCTGGCGAAGGCGCACCGCAGCAAGCCCGGCGTCAACGAGGCCTGGGACCTCATCATCAACGGGGTGGAGCTGGCGCCGGCCTATTCGGAGCTGAACGACCCAGTGGTGCAACGGGATCGGCTCACCGCCCAGTCCTTGCTGGCCGCTGCGGGCGATCCCGAGGCGATGGAGCTCGATGAGGTCTTCCTCAAGGCCATGGAGTACGGCATGCCGCCGGCCGGTGGAATGGGGATGGGTGTGGATCGGCTGATCATGCTGCTCACGGGGGCCGGAATTCGAGAGACGATTCTGTTCCCGTTGTTGCGCCCCGAGTAA